The window GCGGTGGGCGCCACCCGGTGGTCGAACAGGCGCTGCGCCGTTCGGGCGAAGGGCCGTTCGTCGCCAATGACTGCAATTTGTCGCCGGAAGGCAACGCGAAAAACGGCGCGATCTGGCTGCTCACAGGCCCCAATATGGGCGGCAAGTCGACCTTCCTGCGGCAGAACGCGCTGATTGCGATCCTCGCCCAGACCGGCTCGTTCGTGCCGGCGCAAAGCGCCCATATCGGCGTCGTCGACCGGCTGTTCTCGCGCGTCGGCGCCTCCGACGATCTGGCGCGCGGCCGCTCGACCTTCATGGTCGAGATGGTCGAGACGGCGGCGATCCTCAACCAGGCGGGCGAGCGGGCGCTCGTCATCCTCGACGAGATCGGCCGCGGCACCGCGACCTTCGACGGCCTGTCGATAGCCTGGGCGGCGGTCGAATATCTGCATGAGAAGAATCGCTGCCGGGCGATCTTCGCCACGCATTTCCACGAGATGACGGCGCTGGCCGGCAAATTGCCGCGGCTCTCCAACGTCACCATGCGGGTCAAGGAATGGGAAGGCGATGTCGTCTTCCTGCATGAGGTCGGCAAGGGCGCGGCCGACCGCTCCTACGGTGTGCAGGTGGCGCGGCTCGCCGGTCTGCCCGAGGCCGTCGTGGCGCGCGCGAAAGAAGTGCTGCGCCAGCTGGAAGAAGGCGAAGTCTCGGGCAAGGCGAACCGGCTGGTCGACGACCTGCCGCTGTTTTCGGTGGCGGTGAAACGGGAAGCGCCGAAGCCGGTGAAGGACGATGCGCTGGGTGCGGCCTTGGTCGAGATCAATCCCGACGAGATGACGCCAAGGGAGGCGCTGGAAGCACTGTACCGGCTGAAGGGGCTGGCGACAAAACAATAGCAGCCGTCCGGGCACTGCTCATTGTGCCATTCGGTAAAAGCGCCGGTTCTATACGGGCTCAAAGCGGAAGCCGGTTTCGGTTCGGAAGATCCGCCCGACACCCGGTGAATCGAGATGCGCTCCTGCAACGCACCAGGCGTTGTCGGCGGCAAGGGCCATTATCCGCAGCCGGCTTGCTCGCGCTTGCTCCTGATCCGCGTCGAATTCCCACGCAACCTCCGGCCGATCGAACTGAAGCGACGGCACATGCACGATGTCGCCCCAGATCAACAATGTTTCGCCCCTGCTCGTCACCCGAAAACATGTGTGGCCGACTTCGTGGCCAGGGGTGGCGATCGTCTCGATGCTCACACCCAGGCGCTGTCCAGGGTCGAAAGGTTCGGCGCGGCTGTGGAAGCGCTTCAATCTCGCCTCTTGCCGAAACATGTCGAGCTCGGCTCGAGGGACAAGCAAGCGGCAGAGTTGCGGGAAACCGTCCCCGCCATTCGGAAGGATGAGCCCCTGGATATGGTCGAGATGGGTGTGGGTGAAGGCAACCGTGCGTATCCGATCGACGGCGATCTTCGCCTCGCTCAGCGCCTGCGGCAGAAAGCCCATCGTCGGGTGCCAGGCGTTCGAGGATCCGGTATCGATCAGCGTGATGTCTTCGCCGTCGTGGACGGCAAAGGCATTGACCGACAATCGGAGCGCGCCTTCGAAGAGCGGCACCTGCGAGGGGAGATCGTCGCCGAAAGGCTTGTCTCCCGGCTGGCGCAGTCTCCGGACCGGCATGTCGACATAACCGTCGCGCAGCGAGGTGACGGTCAAGTCGCCGATTTTATAGGTCGTGTGATAAGACCCGTCTGAAACTCGTTCCAATGCTTGCTCTCTTTCAGCCGTGCATTCCGACGTGGGGTTTTCGGCTAGATCATCTCCAGGCCGCGCTTGCGCGTCGGCGGCGGGAAGGCGCGGTCGAGCTCGGCGAAATCCTCCGGCGTCAGCCTGATGTCGAGCGCGGCGGCGTTCTGGCGGACGTGCTCCTGCCGGCTGGCTTTCGGGATGGCGATAACGCCTTGCTGCGCCATCGTCCAGGCAAGTGCGATCTGCGCTGCCGTGGCGTTGTGTCGGGCGGCGATCGCGTCAAGCCTGGCGTTGCGTGCCAAGGCGCCCTGCTCGACCGGCGAATAGGCCATCAGCGGAATGCCGCGCTTCAGGCTCCAGGGCGCGAGGTCGAATTCGGGTCCGCGGCGCGAGAGATTATAGAGGACCTGGTTGGTCTGGACGTTGCCGCCGTGGGCCAGGTCGACCAGTTCCTCCATCTCGTCGGTGTCGAAATTGGAGACGCCCCAGTGGCGGACCTTGCCGGCCGCCTTCAAGGCCTCGAAGGCTTCGACGGTTTCTGCCAAAGGCACGCTGCCCGGCCAGTGCAGCAGATAGAGATCGATGCGGTCGGTGGCGAGCCGTTTCAGGCTGTTCTCGCAGGCCCGCTCGACGCCGGCGCGCGAAGCGTTGGTCGGCAGCACCTTGGAGACCAGGAAGGTCTCGTCACGGCGCCCGGCAACAGCTTCCGCCACCACTTCCTCGGCGCCGCCGCCGGCATACATCTCCGCCGTATCGATCAGCGTGATGCCGAGGTCCAGGCCAAGCCTCAATGCCGCAACCTCGTCGGCGCGGCGCCGGCGGTCCTCGCCCATTTTCCATGTGCCTTGACCGAGCACCGGAACGGCTTCACCGGACGGTAGAGTGGTGGTTCTGATTTCAGCAGATTTCGGCTTGGAAGACATGGTGGCTTGCTCCGCGTGAAGCCGGATCGCAGCACAGCCATGGCCGGAAATCCAGAGCGAAGGCCTCACCTTCGTCCAGAGTCCTGGCTCTGGCTGCTACTGCACCGGATGCTTGGCAAGCCAGTCCTGCATTTCCTTGATCTCGGTTTCCTGCGCCTTGACGACGCCTTCGGCGAGCTTGCGGATTTCCGGGTCCTTGCCATTGGCGATCACCACCTTGGCCATATCGATGGCGCCCTGATGATGCGGGATCATGCCGCGGACGAAGTCGACATCTGCATTGCCGGTGTATTTGATCGTCATGTCCTTGTGCATCTTTTTCATCGCCTTCTCGTAGCCGACTGTGGCCGGGCTCTGGGCGCCCATCGCCATCTTGGACATATCGTGCTTCATCTCCTCCGACGAGGCCGGCACGCTTTCGAGGAAGACGGCAAGCAGCATTCCAGCCGCCATCAGCAACAGCACGATTTTCTTCGCCAGCGTCATTCAAGCTCTCCTTGTGGTTGGGGTTCGTATCTGGGGGTTTTGGTCAGAGTTTCAACGTCCTCAGCCGCAAGGCGTTGCCTATCACCGAGACCGACGACAGGCTCATCGCCGCCGCCGCGATCATCGGCGACAGCAGTGTGCCGGTAAGCGGATAGAGCACGCCGGCCGCGATGGGCACGCCGAGCACGTTGTAGAGAAAGGCGAAGAACAGGTTCTGGCGGATGTTGCGGATCGTCGCCTGGGCGAGCGTGCGGGCTCTGACGATGCCGTTGAGGTCGCCCTTGACCAGCGTGATGCCGGCGCTTTCGACCGCGACATCGGCGCCCGTGCCCATGGCGATGCCGACATCGGCGCCAGCCAGCGCCGGCGCATCGTTGACGCCGTCGCCGGCCATCGCAACACCGGCGCCGCTCGCGCGCAGCTCCTCGACCAGCGCGCCCTTTTGCTCGGGCAGCAAGCCGGCGCGCACCTCGTCGATGCCGAGCCTGCCGGCTATAGCTTTCGCGGTGCGCTCATTGTCACCGGTCGCCATGATGATCCTCAAGCCCTTGTCGTGCAGCGCCCTGATCGCTTCGGCCGTCGTTGCCTTGACCGGGTCGGCGACGGCGACGATGCCGGCCAACCCGCCGTCAACCGCAACGAACATCACCGTCTTACCTTCGGCCTGCAGCGCGTCGGCATTGGCCGCCGACGTGTCGATGCCGAGGTCCTTCATCATCGCGGCATTGCCGAGCGCCACCTTCTTGCCTGACACCGTGCCGGACACACCTTTGCCGGTTGCCGCCTCGAAGCCGTCGGCGTCAGCGATCTTCACGCCGCGCTCGGCCGCGCCTTCGACTATGGCCTCAGCCAGCGGATGCTCCGAACCTTTCTCTAGCGCGGCAGCGAGCGCCAGAAGGCCATTCTCATCAATGTCGTCGGCCGCCACCACGTCGGTCAATTTCGGCCGGCCCTCGGTCAGAGTGCCGGTCTTGTCGACGATCAGCGTGTCAACGGAAGCAAAACGCTCCAGCGCCGCGGCTTCCTTGACCAGCACGCCGGCGTGGGCGCCGCGCCCCGTGGCGGTCATGATCGACATCGGCGTGGCGAGGCCCAGCGCACAGGGGCAGGCGATGATCAGCACCGACACCGCCGACACGATGGCGAAGATCAGGCTGGGCTCGGGGCCGAAGAGCGACCAGGCTGCGAAGGCGATGATCGCCACGAGCACCACTGCCGGGACGAAATAGAAGGAGACGCGGTCGGCCAACCCCTGGATCGGCGCGCGCGAGCGCTGCGCCCTGGCGACCATCTCGACGATGCGCGACAGCGTGGTCTCGGCGCCGACCTTCTCGGCGCGCATGATCAGCGAGCCGTTTTTGTTCAGCGTGCCGCCGGTGAGAGGATCGCCTTTCGATTTTTCGACCGGAAGCGGTTCGCCGGTGATCATTGATTCGTTGACCGCCGAGCGTCCCTCGAGCACGGTCCCGTCGACCGGGACCGCGTCGCCCGGACGGACGCGGAGCTTGTCTCCGGTATTGACGCTGTCGAGCGGCACGTCCTTCTCGGACCCGTCGGCGCCGATCAGGCGCGCCGTCTTCGGCGCCAGGTCGAGCAAGGCGCGGATGGCCGAGCCGGTGCGCTCGCGGGCTCTGAGCTCCAGCACCTGGCCGAGGAATACCAGCGCGACGATCACGGCGGCCGCCTCGAAATAGACCGGCACGGCGCCGTCATGGCCGCGGAACTGATGCGGGAAGACTTCCGGGAACAGCGTTGCGACAAGGCTGAACAGATAGGCGGCGCCGACGCCGAGCGAAATCAGCGTCCACATGTTGGGGCTGCGGTTCAGGATCGATTCCCAGCCGCGATGGAAAAAAGGGAAGGCCGCCCACAGCACCACCGGGCTTGCCAGCGCCAGCTCCAACCAGGTTTTCGTCCGGCCGTCGATGAAGCTTTCGAAGCTGACGCCCAGCATCGGCGCCATGGCAATGACGAGAAGCGGCAGCGAGAGCACCGCGCTGACCCACAAGCGGCGGGTGAAATCGACGAGTTCCGGGTTCGGACCTTCATCACCGGTTGGCACGCCCATCGGCTCCAGCGCCATGCCGCAGATCGGGCAGGAGCCGGGCTTGTCGCGGATGATCTCGGGGTGCATCGGGCAGGTGTATTGTGTGCCTTTCGGCATCGGCTCCGGCTCAGGCCGGCCGGAAAGGTATTTTTCCGGCTCGGCTTCGAACTTGCCCTTGCAGCTCTCTGAGCAGAAGTAGAAGCCCTGCCCTTCGTGGCGAATAAAGTGCTTGGCACTCGCTCGGTCGACCTTCATGCCGCAGACGGGATCGGTGGCCGTCAAATATTTGTCCGGCTCAGCCTGGAACTTCGCGCGACAGCGCTCGCTGCAGAAATGAAAGGTCCGGCCGGCATGCTCGGCCGTCGGCTTGCCGGCGGCCGGATCGACCGTCATGCCGCAGACCGGATCGCGAATCACCGCCACGGTTCCGGGTGTGGCATTTTTCGCCGAACAGCAGGATGCGCCGTGTGCATGATGATGGTTGTGGTCGGGATGGCTCATGAGCAAATGCCTCGGAATTCTCGAATTGAGGCGGAGGTAGCCCTTCCAGCAACTGGAAGGTCAAGGGCCAGTTTCAATTTTCGGAAATTCCGGCCCGGCCTTGCGCTGCATCAATCGCACGTCATTGAAAGCGCGGCCGCCAGCCCCATACACAGCGCCGCGAAAACACGCTATAGACGCCGCCGAAATGGCAAAGATCTCCCTGAAACTCGACGAGCTCATCGACGGCGATGCCTTGCGCCGCGACATGACCGCACTGACGGCGGCGAGCACCGGCGACGGCTCCGGCAAGGCCACGCGCATGGCCGTCCTCCATCTGCTCAAAGATCGGCTGGCGGAAGGGCGAAAGATTGCCGAGGCGATGTTGAAGGAGGACGGCGGCGGCAATGCCTGCGC is drawn from Mesorhizobium sp. B1-1-8 and contains these coding sequences:
- a CDS encoding MBL fold metallo-hydrolase: MERVSDGSYHTTYKIGDLTVTSLRDGYVDMPVRRLRQPGDKPFGDDLPSQVPLFEGALRLSVNAFAVHDGEDITLIDTGSSNAWHPTMGFLPQALSEAKIAVDRIRTVAFTHTHLDHIQGLILPNGGDGFPQLCRLLVPRAELDMFRQEARLKRFHSRAEPFDPGQRLGVSIETIATPGHEVGHTCFRVTSRGETLLIWGDIVHVPSLQFDRPEVAWEFDADQEQARASRLRIMALAADNAWCVAGAHLDSPGVGRIFRTETGFRFEPV
- a CDS encoding aldo/keto reductase, whose protein sequence is MSSKPKSAEIRTTTLPSGEAVPVLGQGTWKMGEDRRRRADEVAALRLGLDLGITLIDTAEMYAGGGAEEVVAEAVAGRRDETFLVSKVLPTNASRAGVERACENSLKRLATDRIDLYLLHWPGSVPLAETVEAFEALKAAGKVRHWGVSNFDTDEMEELVDLAHGGNVQTNQVLYNLSRRGPEFDLAPWSLKRGIPLMAYSPVEQGALARNARLDAIAARHNATAAQIALAWTMAQQGVIAIPKASRQEHVRQNAAALDIRLTPEDFAELDRAFPPPTRKRGLEMI
- a CDS encoding DUF305 domain-containing protein, with translation MTLAKKIVLLLMAAGMLLAVFLESVPASSEEMKHDMSKMAMGAQSPATVGYEKAMKKMHKDMTIKYTGNADVDFVRGMIPHHQGAIDMAKVVIANGKDPEIRKLAEGVVKAQETEIKEMQDWLAKHPVQ
- a CDS encoding heavy metal translocating P-type ATPase, with translation MSHPDHNHHHAHGASCCSAKNATPGTVAVIRDPVCGMTVDPAAGKPTAEHAGRTFHFCSERCRAKFQAEPDKYLTATDPVCGMKVDRASAKHFIRHEGQGFYFCSESCKGKFEAEPEKYLSGRPEPEPMPKGTQYTCPMHPEIIRDKPGSCPICGMALEPMGVPTGDEGPNPELVDFTRRLWVSAVLSLPLLVIAMAPMLGVSFESFIDGRTKTWLELALASPVVLWAAFPFFHRGWESILNRSPNMWTLISLGVGAAYLFSLVATLFPEVFPHQFRGHDGAVPVYFEAAAVIVALVFLGQVLELRARERTGSAIRALLDLAPKTARLIGADGSEKDVPLDSVNTGDKLRVRPGDAVPVDGTVLEGRSAVNESMITGEPLPVEKSKGDPLTGGTLNKNGSLIMRAEKVGAETTLSRIVEMVARAQRSRAPIQGLADRVSFYFVPAVVLVAIIAFAAWSLFGPEPSLIFAIVSAVSVLIIACPCALGLATPMSIMTATGRGAHAGVLVKEAAALERFASVDTLIVDKTGTLTEGRPKLTDVVAADDIDENGLLALAAALEKGSEHPLAEAIVEGAAERGVKIADADGFEAATGKGVSGTVSGKKVALGNAAMMKDLGIDTSAANADALQAEGKTVMFVAVDGGLAGIVAVADPVKATTAEAIRALHDKGLRIIMATGDNERTAKAIAGRLGIDEVRAGLLPEQKGALVEELRASGAGVAMAGDGVNDAPALAGADVGIAMGTGADVAVESAGITLVKGDLNGIVRARTLAQATIRNIRQNLFFAFLYNVLGVPIAAGVLYPLTGTLLSPMIAAAAMSLSSVSVIGNALRLRTLKL